In Papaver somniferum cultivar HN1 chromosome 1, ASM357369v1, whole genome shotgun sequence, a genomic segment contains:
- the LOC113329795 gene encoding protein WUSCHEL-like, producing MAAMQQQRSSTSSGLSNGSTAGGTIGVGLNYGGGTRGGGNGGWRHTDLHHPHDYHYAIENNHPTSNIHNPGIPSPTSPSSSHSMLTSVGPIGSSTASYGSVLMERRFRECSISAGGSSSIGNSTSNNIGGWVGVHQNHNTNNYHNQEIPTHHTPHQYPSYTTTSSTLSTYSPAFIEKPSRILPIQLFKEEPDNHNEEEEATPEIETLPLFPMQAGDEDMGIPVVENQTIIPNYFIDHQTRKHQMAI from the exons ATGGCTGCCATGCAACAACAAAGATCTTCTACTTCTTCAGGTCTTAGTAATGGAAGTACTGCTGGTGGAACTATTGGTGTTGGTTTAAACTATGGTGGTGGTACTAGaggtggtggtaatggtggttGGAGACACACTGATCTACATCATCCTCATGATTATCATTACGCCATTGAAAACAATCATCCCACCAGCAATATCCATAATCCAG GTATTCCTTCTCCAacgtccccttcttcttcacataGTATGCTAACCAGTGTTGGACCAATCGGAAGTAGTACTGCTAGTTATGGATCTGTCCTCATGGAAAGGAGATTCAGG GAGTGTTCAATTTCAGCTGGTGGAAGTAGTAGTATTGGTAACTCTACAAGTAACAATATTGGTGGTTGGGTTGgtgttcatcagaatcataatacTAACAATTACCATAATCAAGAGATACCTACTCATCATACTCCTCATCAATATCCCTCCTATACTACTACCTCATCAACATTGTCAACATATAGTCCTGCTTTCATCGAAAAACCATCAAGAATATTACCCATTCAACTCTTCAAGGAGGAACCTGATAACcataacgaagaagaagaggcAACCCCTGAGATTGAAACACTCCCTCTATTTCCCATGCAAGCCGGTGATGAAGATATGGGCATTCCGGTGGTTGAGAACCAAACTATTATTCCAAACTATTTTATTGATCATCAAACTCGGAAACATCAAATGGCTATATGA